The following coding sequences are from one Culex quinquefasciatus strain JHB chromosome 1, VPISU_Cqui_1.0_pri_paternal, whole genome shotgun sequence window:
- the LOC6038200 gene encoding kelch-like protein 40b isoform X2 → MANQGQGQRAMLEYGGSTSERKQFMVNNEFMSDVVFVVGQQKERIYAHKLFLITASEYFYAMFNGNFKESTAEAIVVEDVEPKIFLEILRFVYCGKVDLTFDNIHEIYIHSRKYMLMELLSMASNFLEKSIESENVLKIFTQNRFYGFQFVDEKCLRLIRNNPLLYFNHEDFGLIDYESLRLIFESKRINCTDDQLMGALDVWEKSHKDKDNIDKLKAVIKNYKRRYDCDKLRLFGPSSCSEPNDFGFSITSDTIVHMFGIGVFIKSVAKVISIEVKIWENDVEIGCDLFEYENENFLTVDVANLFFEEIVLRPHDRYKISLNITPTSEPFTIQNPKIHHDRIKMSISNVLYGRCDSSYSAIAQLHCKERPSKGGSRD, encoded by the coding sequence ATGGCAAACCAAGGTCAAGGCCAAAGGGCGATGCTGGAGTATGGAGGGTCGACTTCCGAGCGGAAGCAGTTCATGGTGAACAACGAGTTCATGTCGGACGTGGTGTTCGTGGTGGGTCAGCAGAAGGAGCGGATCTACGCCCACAAGCTGTTCCTGATCACGGCGTCCGAGTACTTTTACGCGATGTTCAACGGGAACTTTAAGGAGTCGACGGCGGAAGCGATCGTGGTGGAGGACGTGGAACCGAAGATCTTTCTGGAGATTTTGCGGTTCGTGTACTGCGGTAAGGTAGATCTGACCTTCGACAATATCCACGAGATTTACATCCACTCGAGAAAGTATATGCTGATGGAGCTGTTGTCGATGGCATCGAACTTCTTGGAGAAGAGCATCGAGTCCGAGAATGTGCTGAAGATCTTCACCCAGAATCGGTTCTACGGATTTCAATTTGTGGACGAAAAGTGTTTGAGACTGATTAGGAACAATCCGCTGCTATACTTTAATCACGAGGACTTTGGACTGATAGACTACGAGTCACTGAGGCTGATCTTCGAATCGAAGCGGATCAACTGCACCGACGATCAGCTGATGGGCGCGTTGGACGTGTGGGAAAAGAGTCACAAAGACAAGGACAACATCGACAAGCTCAAGGCCGTCATCAAGAACTACAAGCGTCGGTACGACTGCGACAAGCTGCGACTGTTTGGGCCATCTTCCTGTTCTGAACCGAACGATTTCGGCTTCTCGATAACCTCGGATACGATCGTACACATGTTCGGCATCGGGGTCTTCATCAAGTCTGTGGCCAAAGTGATCTCGATCGAGGTAAAAATCTGGGAAAATGACGTCGAGATCGGGTGCGATCTGTTCGAGTACGAAAACGAAAACTTCCTCACGGTTGACGTCGCGAACCTATTTTTCGAGGAGATCGTGCTCAGGCCGCACGATCGGTACAAGATCTCGCTGAACATCACCCCCACGTCGGAGCCGTTCACCATCCAGAACCCCAAAATACACCACGATCGCATCAAGATGTCCATCTCGAACGTCCTGTACGGACGCTGCGACAGCTCGTACAGTGCAATCGCGCAACTCCACTGCAAGGAACGTCCCTCCAAGGGAGGATCGCGTGACTGA
- the LOC6038202 gene encoding lipoamide acyltransferase component of branched-chain alpha-keto acid dehydrogenase complex, mitochondrial: protein MAGLIHRQGSVLVRRLLSSRPWNSALPAQFHTCSLLDKQISFNLSDIGEGIREVTVKEWFVKEGDVVEQFDNLCEVQSDKASVTITSRYDGKIVKLHKLVDEIALVGKPLLDFDVEEDADDSSSDSSSDEEVEVSQQAVAASVISSGKVLATPAVRRIAMENKVDLRSVKASGRNGRVLKGDVLEFLNIIPEGTVKPHPSIAAQQARTAAAAAPAVKPLELKQAETVVPLKGVAKAMYKSMVEALKIPHFAYSDEIDVSKLVQVREDLKKEALAQGVKLTYMPFFVKAASNALKQFPILNSSFCEATESLIYKSYHNISIAMHTPQGLVVPNVKNVDQKSILEIAADLNALQERGAKNALLPEDFANGTFSLSNIGIIGGTYTHPCIMAPQVAIGAIGKTKLLPRFDASGAVVPAHIMNVSWSADHRVIDGVTMASFSNAWKALLENPQLFLLSAK from the exons ATGGCCGGATTGATCCACCGTCAGGGTTCCGTACTGGTGCGCCGACTCCTTTCCAGCAGGCCATGGAATTCG gCACTTCCGGCACAATTTCACACCTGTTCGTTGCTGGACAAGCAGATTTCGTTCAACCTGTCGGATATTGGCGAGGGAATCCGTGAGGTGACGGTCAAGGAGTGGTTCGTGAAGGAAGGCGATGTGGTCGAGCAGTTTGACAATCTGTGCGAGGTGCAGAGCGACAAGGCTTCGGTGACGATCACCAGCCGGTACGACGGCAAGATCGTCAAGCTGCACAAGCTGGTCGACGAGATCGCGCTGGTCGGGAAGCCTCTGCTGGATTTTGACGTCGAGGAAGATGCGGATGACAGCAGCAGTGACAGCAGTTCGGACGAGGAGGTCGAGGTATCGCAGCAGGCCGTGGCTGCATCGGTGATCTCCAGTGGAAAGGTGCTGGCAACGCCTGCTGTTCGAAGGATCGCCATGGAGAACAAGGTCGATTTGAGATCGGTCAAAGCATCCGGACGAAATGGACGGGTGCTGAAGGGGGACGTTCTGGAATTCCTCAACATCATTCCCGAAGGAACTGTCAAGCCACACCCATCGATCGCGGCTCAGCAAGCCAGGACTGCCGCTGCGGCAGCACCAGCTGTCAAACCACTCGAATTGAAGCAGGCCGAGACCGTGGTGCCGCTGAAGGGCGTTGCCAAGGCAATGTACAAATCCATGGTGGAAGCACTG aaaatccCGCACTTTGCCTACAGCGACGAGATTGACGTCTCAAAGCTGGTACAGGTTCGGGAAGACCTCAAAAAAGAAGCCCTTGCCCAGGGAGTCAAACTGACCTACATGCCGTTCTTCGTAAAGGCCGCCTCGAACGCCCTCAAGCAGTTCCCAATCCTGAACAGCTCGTTCTGCGAGGCCACCGAAAGTCTGATCTACAAGTCGTACCACAACATTAGCATCGCCATGCACACTCCGCAGGGGTTGGTCGTGCCAAACGTCAAAAACGTCGACCAAAAATCGATCCTGGAGATCGCGGCCGACCTGAACGCCCTTCAGGAACGGGGCGCCAAAAACGCCCTCCTGCCGGAAGACTTTGCCAACGGCACGTTCTCGCTGTCCAACATCGGAATC ATCGGTGGCACGTACACCCACCCCTGCATCATGGCGCCGCAGGTGGCGATCGGGGCCATCGGCAAGACGAAGCTGCTGCCGCGCTTTGACGCGTCCGGTGCGGTCGTGCCGGCCCACATCATGAACGTCAGCTGGTCGGCGGACCACCGCGTCATCGACGGCGTCACCATGGCGAGCTTCTCGAACGCGTGGAAGGCGCTCCTGGAGAATCCGCAGCTGTTTTTGCTGAGCGCGAAGTAG
- the LOC6038199 gene encoding xaa-Pro aminopeptidase ApepP isoform X2, translating into MKPTGEVLAALRGLMANLPKGLGSINAYIIPSDDAHQSEYLAKRDERRAFISGFDGSAGTAVVTEKEALLWTDGRYFQQAGKQLDSNWTLMKDGQPTTPSIDAWLARVLQPGSKVGVDANLISTRAWNPLNTSLKSAGCSLLPISPNLIDLVWADQPAAPQASIIPLELEFTGESVAQKLAAVREKMQDKRASVLVVSALDEIAWFLNLRGSDIDYNPVFFSYVLVTLDDLYFFVDESKLSSAVNDHFRTNQVQPKIQPYGAVHEVLKNLAESASTRRVWISLGSSYALTALIPEEKRLHEITPINLMKAVKNEVEAEGMRECHIRDGVALCQYFAWLERCIRDGKPVDEITGADQLEKLRSQQDKYMGLSFTTISASGPNGSVIHYHPLPDTNRPICANEMYLCDSGAQFRDGTTDVTRTMHFGTPSEQEINAFTHVLKGQIALGTAIFPRKVKGQFLDTIARKALWDAGLDYGHGTGHGIGHFLNVHEGPMGIGIRLMPDDPGLEENMFLSNEPGYYKEGQFGIRIEDIVQVVSTNIGDNFDGRGALTFRTVTMCPIQTKLINVKLLTDRERNALNNYHTTVWETLSPLLKNVKDAETLAWLERETQPI; encoded by the exons ATGAAGCCGACCGGCGAAGTGCTGGCCGCTCTGCGAGGTCTGATGGCCAATCTTCCGAAGGGACTGGGATCGATCAATGCGTACATCATTCCGTCGGACGACGCCCACCAGAGCGAGTACCTGGCAAAGCGGGATGAAAGAAGGGCGTTCATCAGTGGGTTCGACGGAAGTGCTGGAACGGCGGTCGTTACCGAGAAGGAAGCTCTGCTGTGGACAGATGGTCGGTACTTCCAGCAGGCCGGTAAGCAGCTTGACTCCAACTGGACGCTGATGAAGGACGGTCAGCCGACGACGCCCTCGATCGACGCATGGCTTGCTAGGGTGCTCCAGCCGGGGTCCAAAGTAGGCGTTGACGCCAACCTTATCTCCACTCGTGCCTGGAATCCGCTGAACACCTCTCTCAAGTCTGCGGGATGTTCGCTGCTTCCGATCAGTCCCAACCTGATCGATCTGGTCTGGGCGGATCAACCGGCAGCTCCGCAAGCTTCGATCATTCCACTGGAGCTGGAGTTTACCGGAGAATCAGTCGCGCAAAAGTTGGCGGCCGTCCGCGAAAAGATGCAGGACAAACGGGCTTCCGTGCTGGTCGTCAGTGCCCTGGACGAGATCGCGTGGTTCCTGAACTTGCGCGGTTCCGACATCGACTACAATCCGGTCTTCTTCTCGTACGTCCTCGTAACGCTTGACGATCTGTACTTTTTCGTGGACGAGTCCAAGCTGTCCTCCGCCGTCAACGACCACTTCCGGACGAACCAGGTGCAACCGAAGATCCAGCCGTACGGAGCGGTCCACGAGGTCCTCAAAAACCTCGCCGAATCGGCCTCAACTCGTCGCGTCTGGATCAGCTTGGGCTCTAGCTACGCCCTGACCGCGTTGATTCCGGAGGAAAAGCGCCTCCACGAGATTACCCCGATCAACCTGATGAAGGCCGTCAAGAACGAGGTCGAGGCCGAAGGAATGCGCGAGTGCCACATCCGGGACGGCGTTGCCCTGTGTCAGTACTTTGCCTGGCTGGAGCGCTGCATCCGGGATGGAAAGCCGGTGGACGAAATCACCGGAGCGGACCAGCTGGAGAAGCTGCGCAGCCAGCAGGACAAGTACATGGGACTCAGCTTCACCACCATAAGTGCCTCGGGACCGAACGGGTCCGTGATCCATTACCATCCGCTGCCGGACACGAATCGACCGATCTGTGCCAACGAGATGTACCTGTGCGATTCCGGTGCACAGTTTCG TGACGGAACCACCGACGTGACCCGCACCATGCACTTCGGAACGCCGTCGGAGCAGGAGATCAACGCATTTACCCACGTGCTCAAGGGCCAGATCGCGCTCGGAACGGCCATCTTCCCGCGCAAGGTCAAGGGCCAGTTTCTGGACACGATCGCACGGAAGGCTCTGTGGGACGCAGGGCTGGACTACGGGCATGGAACGGGCCACGGAATTGGGCACTTTTTGAACGTGCACGAGGGTCCGATGGGAATTGGAATCCGGCTCATGCCGGACGATCCCGGTCTAGAGGAGAACATGTTTTTGTCGAATG AACCCGGTTACTACAAGGAGGGCCAGTTCGGCATCCGCATCGAGGACATTGTCCAGGTGGTGTCCACCAACATCGGGGACAACTTTGACGGGCGCGGAGCGCTGACCTTCCGGACCGTGACCATGTGTCCGATCCAAACGAAGCTGATCAACGTGAAGCTGCTGACGGATAGGGAGCGCAACGCGCTCAACAATTACCACACAACGGTTTGGGAAACGCTGTCACCCCTGCTGAAGAACGTCAAGGACGCCGAAACGTTGGCCTGGTTGGAGCGCGAGACGCAGCCGATTTGA
- the LOC6038199 gene encoding xaa-Pro aminopeptidase ApepP isoform X1 yields MSVNNKMKPTGEVLAALRGLMANLPKGLGSINAYIIPSDDAHQSEYLAKRDERRAFISGFDGSAGTAVVTEKEALLWTDGRYFQQAGKQLDSNWTLMKDGQPTTPSIDAWLARVLQPGSKVGVDANLISTRAWNPLNTSLKSAGCSLLPISPNLIDLVWADQPAAPQASIIPLELEFTGESVAQKLAAVREKMQDKRASVLVVSALDEIAWFLNLRGSDIDYNPVFFSYVLVTLDDLYFFVDESKLSSAVNDHFRTNQVQPKIQPYGAVHEVLKNLAESASTRRVWISLGSSYALTALIPEEKRLHEITPINLMKAVKNEVEAEGMRECHIRDGVALCQYFAWLERCIRDGKPVDEITGADQLEKLRSQQDKYMGLSFTTISASGPNGSVIHYHPLPDTNRPICANEMYLCDSGAQFRDGTTDVTRTMHFGTPSEQEINAFTHVLKGQIALGTAIFPRKVKGQFLDTIARKALWDAGLDYGHGTGHGIGHFLNVHEGPMGIGIRLMPDDPGLEENMFLSNEPGYYKEGQFGIRIEDIVQVVSTNIGDNFDGRGALTFRTVTMCPIQTKLINVKLLTDRERNALNNYHTTVWETLSPLLKNVKDAETLAWLERETQPI; encoded by the exons ATGAGTGTCAA TAACAAGATGAAGCCGACCGGCGAAGTGCTGGCCGCTCTGCGAGGTCTGATGGCCAATCTTCCGAAGGGACTGGGATCGATCAATGCGTACATCATTCCGTCGGACGACGCCCACCAGAGCGAGTACCTGGCAAAGCGGGATGAAAGAAGGGCGTTCATCAGTGGGTTCGACGGAAGTGCTGGAACGGCGGTCGTTACCGAGAAGGAAGCTCTGCTGTGGACAGATGGTCGGTACTTCCAGCAGGCCGGTAAGCAGCTTGACTCCAACTGGACGCTGATGAAGGACGGTCAGCCGACGACGCCCTCGATCGACGCATGGCTTGCTAGGGTGCTCCAGCCGGGGTCCAAAGTAGGCGTTGACGCCAACCTTATCTCCACTCGTGCCTGGAATCCGCTGAACACCTCTCTCAAGTCTGCGGGATGTTCGCTGCTTCCGATCAGTCCCAACCTGATCGATCTGGTCTGGGCGGATCAACCGGCAGCTCCGCAAGCTTCGATCATTCCACTGGAGCTGGAGTTTACCGGAGAATCAGTCGCGCAAAAGTTGGCGGCCGTCCGCGAAAAGATGCAGGACAAACGGGCTTCCGTGCTGGTCGTCAGTGCCCTGGACGAGATCGCGTGGTTCCTGAACTTGCGCGGTTCCGACATCGACTACAATCCGGTCTTCTTCTCGTACGTCCTCGTAACGCTTGACGATCTGTACTTTTTCGTGGACGAGTCCAAGCTGTCCTCCGCCGTCAACGACCACTTCCGGACGAACCAGGTGCAACCGAAGATCCAGCCGTACGGAGCGGTCCACGAGGTCCTCAAAAACCTCGCCGAATCGGCCTCAACTCGTCGCGTCTGGATCAGCTTGGGCTCTAGCTACGCCCTGACCGCGTTGATTCCGGAGGAAAAGCGCCTCCACGAGATTACCCCGATCAACCTGATGAAGGCCGTCAAGAACGAGGTCGAGGCCGAAGGAATGCGCGAGTGCCACATCCGGGACGGCGTTGCCCTGTGTCAGTACTTTGCCTGGCTGGAGCGCTGCATCCGGGATGGAAAGCCGGTGGACGAAATCACCGGAGCGGACCAGCTGGAGAAGCTGCGCAGCCAGCAGGACAAGTACATGGGACTCAGCTTCACCACCATAAGTGCCTCGGGACCGAACGGGTCCGTGATCCATTACCATCCGCTGCCGGACACGAATCGACCGATCTGTGCCAACGAGATGTACCTGTGCGATTCCGGTGCACAGTTTCG TGACGGAACCACCGACGTGACCCGCACCATGCACTTCGGAACGCCGTCGGAGCAGGAGATCAACGCATTTACCCACGTGCTCAAGGGCCAGATCGCGCTCGGAACGGCCATCTTCCCGCGCAAGGTCAAGGGCCAGTTTCTGGACACGATCGCACGGAAGGCTCTGTGGGACGCAGGGCTGGACTACGGGCATGGAACGGGCCACGGAATTGGGCACTTTTTGAACGTGCACGAGGGTCCGATGGGAATTGGAATCCGGCTCATGCCGGACGATCCCGGTCTAGAGGAGAACATGTTTTTGTCGAATG AACCCGGTTACTACAAGGAGGGCCAGTTCGGCATCCGCATCGAGGACATTGTCCAGGTGGTGTCCACCAACATCGGGGACAACTTTGACGGGCGCGGAGCGCTGACCTTCCGGACCGTGACCATGTGTCCGATCCAAACGAAGCTGATCAACGTGAAGCTGCTGACGGATAGGGAGCGCAACGCGCTCAACAATTACCACACAACGGTTTGGGAAACGCTGTCACCCCTGCTGAAGAACGTCAAGGACGCCGAAACGTTGGCCTGGTTGGAGCGCGAGACGCAGCCGATTTGA
- the LOC6038201 gene encoding ethanolamine kinase yields MTDDEVPRLELTVDEHDVVRGATEVLKVIRPHWLSDSVRFKLFTDGITNKLVGCFNQNNNNANCDAGDDSASADVVLVRVYGNKTDLLIDRKKETENIRLLHRYGYAPALYATFRNGLAYEFVPGVTLTPDTVRDGRTWPLVARRMAQMHKVEDGVGGEPMLRGKMDQFLKLLPAVFSDAAKHARISAIFPSAAELRRDFDDLYGKLQQLGSPTVFCHNDLLLGNVIYNADRGQVTFIDYEYACFNHQAFDIGNHFTEFAGIDEIDYGRYPEREFQLRWLRVYLEEFTGGPCSDSDVERLYVQVNQFALSAHFLWAIWALIQAEHSTIDFDFIQFGQNRYEEYRRRRDEFLALTYKN; encoded by the exons ATGACCGACGACGAGGTGCCACGACTGGAGCTGACCGTTGACGAGCACGACGTCGTCCGGGGTGCCACCGAGGTACTTAAGGTTATCAGGCCACACTGGCTCAGCGACAGCGTCCGGTTCAAG CTCTTCACCGACGGCATCACCAACAAGCTGGTCGgatgtttcaatcaaaacaacaacaacgccaACTGCGATGCCGGCGACGACTCAGCAAGCGCCGACGTGGTGCTGGTGCGTGTCTATGGCAACAAAACGGACCTGCTGATTGACCGGAAGAAGGAAACGGAAAACATCCGGCTGCTGCACCGATACGGGTACGCTCCGGCCCTATACGCGACCTTCCGGAACGGGCTGGCGTACGAGTTCGTGCCGGGGGTGACGCTGACGCCGGACACGGTTCGGGATGGGCGGACGTGGCCACTGGTGGCCCGGCGGATGGCCCAGATGCACAAGGTCGAGGATGGGGTGGGAGGGGAACCGATGCTGAGGGGAAAAATGGACcagtttttgaagcttttaccGGCGGTTTTTAGCGATGCGGCGAAGCATGCAAG AATTTCGGCGATATTTCCTTCCGCAGCGGAGCTACGACGCGATTTTGACGATCTTTACGGTAAATTGCAACAGCTGGGCAGTCCGACCGTGTTCTGTCACAACGATTTACTGCTGGGGAACGTGATTTACAACGCGGACCGTGGCCAGGTTACCTTTATCGATTACGAGTACGCGTGCTTCAACCATCAGGCGTTCGACATCGGAAATCACTTTACGGAGTTTGCTGGGATTGACGAGATCGACTATGGGCGCTATCCGGAGCGGGAGTTCCAGCTGCGCTGGTTGCGGGTTTACCTGGAGGAGTTCACCGGTGGACCGTGTTCCGACAGTGACGTCGAACGGCTGTACGTTCAGGTCAATCAGTTTGCGTTAAGTGCGCACTTTTTGTGGGCCATTTGGGCGCTCATTCAGGCGGAACACTCCACGATTGACTTTGATTTTATTCA ATTCGGACAAAACCGCTACGAGGAGTACCGTCGGAGACGGGACGAGTTTCTTGCCCTAACCTACAAAAATTAA
- the LOC6038200 gene encoding BTB/POZ domain-containing protein 6 isoform X1: MDSQNLIKMLSVVEQSPFTLDPPNGLRYDTPFAKRQESLINNQFQSDVTFLVGEKRTPIYSHKLLLIVASEYFNAMFNGNFRESQSAEIEVSDVEPEIFLEILRFIYCGKVRLTIENVLEIYVHAQKYMLNELRRRTIRFLEKHIDSDNVLKIFAQNRLYEFSFINDKCLTLIRKNPLTYFHHEDFYALDRKSLEIIFSSKKINCTDEQLFQALRDWKKINESEYVNELQAAISAKRSYNCSKLRFFGNMSMAGHTELKFSIDYTHSLAFFGIGVFIKSTDSVVSIEVEISENLEILGRHRFDYENRDHSAVNVANLFFEELTLKPDEWYTIAIKFSPTQGDCFTITNPQICHDKLRLYFDNNYSTIRSVVSHFYCDEVKK, encoded by the exons ATGGACTCCCAGAATCTCATCAAAATGCTCTCCGTCGTGGAACAG TCCCCGTTCACCCTCGACCCACCGAACGGTCTCCGCTACGACACGCCGTTCGCAAAGCGCCAGGAAAGCCTCATCAACAACCAGTTCCAGTCGGACGTGACCTTCCTGGTCGGGGAAAAGCGCACGCCGATCTACTCCCACAAGCTGCTGCTGATCGTGGCGTCCGAGTACTTTAACGCCATGTTCAACGGCAACTTCCGCGAGTCCCAGTCGGCGGAGATCGAGGTAAGTGACGTGGAGCCGGAAATCTTCCTCGAGATCCTGCGCTTCATCTACTGCGGCAAGGTCCGGCTGACGATCGAGAACGTGCTGGAGATCTACGTGCACGCCCAAAAGTACATGCTGAACGAGTTACGCCGGAGGACGATTCGCTTTCTCGAGAAGCACATCGACTCGGACAACGTGCTGAAGATCTTCGCGCAGAACCGGCTGTACGAGTTTTCGTTCATCAACGACAAGTGTCTCACGTTGATCCGGAAGAACCCGCTTACCTACTTCCACCACGAGGACTTCTACGCCCTCGATCGCAAATCGCTGGAGATAATCTTCTCGAGCAAGAAGATCAACTGTACGGACGAGCAGCTGTTTCAAGCGTTGCGCGACTGGAAGAAAATCAACGAGAGTGAGTACGTGAACGAACTGCAGGCCGCGATCAGTGCCAAGCGATCGTACAATTGCTCGAAACTTCGCTTCTTCGGTAACATGTCCATGGCGGGCCATACGGAGCTCAAGTTCTCGATCGACTACACGCACAGTTTGGCGTTCTTCGGCATCGGGGTGTTTATCAAATCGACCGATTCGGTCGTGTCGATCGAGGTGGAGATTTCGGAAAACCTGGAGATCCTCGGCCGGCACAGGTTCGACTACGAGAATCGCGACCACTCGGCGGTCAACGTGGCGAACTTGTTCTTCGAGGAGTTGACGCTGAAGCCGGACGAGTGGTACACGATCGCGATCAAGTTCAGTCCGACGCAGGGTGACTGCTTCACCATTACGAACCCCCAGATTTGCCATGACAAGTTGAGGTTGTACTTTGACAACAACTACAGTACGATCAGGAGTGTGGTGTCCCATTTTTACTGTGACGAGGTGAAGAAATAA